In Leptolyngbya sp. NIES-2104, the genomic window CGCCATATTTGCGTGTCGTCGAAGCATCTGCTTGAGTAAATGACTGAAATAGCCTCGATCGCTGCTCTGGAGTCATGCCAATTCCGGTATCACTGACCCTAAAAGTAATCCAGTCCGCTTCTTTCCGCTCTACAGAAAGTGTAATCGTGCCATTTTCGGTAAACTTACTCGCATTACTAAGGAGATTGAACAGGCTTTGTCGTAGTTTAGTCAAATCAGCTCGCATTGAACCAATCGTTTCAGGACAGGTTACAACCAGAACATTGTTGTTTTTCCTGACCAGAGGGCGAAGTGTGTCCGTCACCTCTTCTAGTAAGGGAGCGATCGCAAACGTTTCCAGGAAGAGTTCCATCTTGCCTGCTTCGACTTTGGACAGATCTAGGATGTTGTTAATCAGTCCTAGCAGATGCTTTCCTGCACCATTAATCTTTTGCACATCTGGAACTAAACCCGTTGTGCCTTGATCCGTCATTTCTTCAACTAACATCTCGCTATAGCCGATGATTGCGTTTAGCGGTGTGCGGAGTTCATGACTCATGTTCGCCAAAAATTTACTCTTGGTCGCATTGGCTTCCTCGGCTTGGACGGTCGCTTTCTGAGCAGATTTCATACTTTCAGCGAGTTGAGCAGTCCGTTGATCGACTGCTTGAGCTAGATTCTGCTCACGAGTTGCAACTTCATGCGCCATGTGTTGAAAGGCTCGCGCTAATTGCCCTGGTTCATCGGCTCGTCGTGCGACCTTCGTAAGGTTAGGTGAATCGAATTCACTAACTTGTTCTGCTGTCATACTGCCCGTTTTAACATTGCGGGCGATTTCAGTAAGCTGTGTGATCGGGTGAATCACTCTTCGCTTCAGGAGTCGATTGATCAGCAGAACCACGATCGCAAAAATCGCGGTAAAAATGCCCATTGTTAACGCTAGATACTGATATCCCTTTGCGAACACCTGATCAGAAGGTACATAGATCGTCTGCGCGGCAACAATATCATTCAGTTTCCAACCAAAACCGTTCTCTGCCCCAAAGCTGGCAACCAACCCTTTAGGAGCAGCGGCAGGAGTACTATGGCACTGCAAACAGCTAGCATCTCGCATGGCGAGGGGACGCGCTGTAAAGAACTGTTTTACTCCATTCATGTCCCGATAGCCTGAAAGTTTATCGAGATCGGGATGTGCGCGAAATTGCTCGACCAGTTTAGCTTCAAACTCATCCGCTTTATCCTTGGGATTCGTCGGGTTTGGCGCGGCTTCTTTATAGAAGAAATTTCGATAGTCAGCCTGAGTCCGAAAACCTTCAAATACTTGTCGTGCTGCGTAAGTTGGCACGACTTCAAGCATAAAATTTGTTTGCAATTGGCTCTTTAACAGAGGAGCAAGGCGATCGCTAGTATAATGCCTTACTGCGTTGACTGTGTGACTTAAAATTTCTGCTTTCGTTGTGACTTCATCCTCGGCTTTTTGCTGCATTGCTCCAGACAGCGTAATGCCACTGAGGACAATTCCACCCACAAAAATCAGCGCCAGCAGTAAGGTAAATTGAGTTCCAAGTCTGAGTTTTCTAAGCATTTTCACTTCTGGGTAAGAGATTTATCTTTCACAGTTTCTAAAACTTGCATTGCGAGTAGCCATACAAATCGTGGGTGCTAAAGACAGACGATTATGCAGAATTAGGAAATATCGATGTTACGGATTGTTGAAATTTAGTTTCGAGCTTGCTAGCGTTTTGATGGCTGCTTGACCGTACGATCGAGTAAATTGGGTGCAGCTCTCGAAACGGGTGCAGCCGTGGTCATAATGCGGGTGCGGCTTTGAGACTTCCAATGCTGATATTTGAGCAAAGGAAAGGATGAGACTCGCTTTGCCATTGCCCAGAAAAAAACGTAACTCGCAAGCAATCGCTCAAAAGAGCCAAACCGAGATTCTCGTAATTCTTCTAGTACAATCTGTTGCGGTCTGAACTGATCACTGGTAGGGGCGACAGTTATGGGGCTTGGTAAAATAATTGCATTCTGAAAGCCTTGATGCGCGATCGCTGGATTGTGTCCTAAAGCAACAATATCTGCCCCGGAATTGAAGTTTCGGACTCCATTGGCTTGTTTACCCGTCATCAAGACTGCACTTTCGTCCTCTTTTCGCCTCTGGCTGCGCCGCCCATCGGGAACTCCTAAAAGCACTAATGTTCCCCGCACAACCCGATGTCCGAAGTGATGCAGCATGTGATCCTGAGGATCACTGCTATGCACTTCTAGTGAGGCAATTCCATAACTGAGTGAGAACAGCTTGCTCACATAAGCTTCCAACAATTGATGTACCCAAGCGATGTCTCCAATGACTAATGTGCGTTTACCTGTTCGCGATCGAAGCGGTCTGCCCTGGAAATACCGGAGTCCTAGTGTCCAAAACCAAGCTCCAAAGATGTAGATAAAAATGTCAGCGAATGTCAGCAAGGGGAGCAAAGATGCAGGAACAGGTGAATCAGCCAAGCCAAACACCCAACGAAAAATAGTTTGGACGAATGGAATTTGAAATCCAACCGTAATCAGCACATAAAGAGCTTGAATTCCCCAAGCTAGAGGCGCTTCTAAAATGTGTAAAGCCCATTTTTTCCCAGTCTCAACAATCTGCTGATGCTCTGGAGAATGAATTGACTCTCCGTCTACTGTCGCGCCGATAATCGCAACAACGCTTCGATCGATAAACTCACGCTTCAGATTTTCTAATGTCAAAAGCTCGGCTACAGTGAGCGTCATTCCAAATGCACCTTGAGCTGAGAATCGTTGTCGCAGCCGTTTTGCTAAATATAAGAGTAGCTCTGTCAAAGTTGCTTGAGTAGCAGCGATCGAGACCGTTGCAGGTTCAGCCGATCGTCGTCCACTGCAATTGACAAAAATCCGACGGGTAAAATCAGAGTCTTGATAATAATACTGAGCGATCGCACTTCCCATCAGGCTACAAACTTCTCCCGTCAGAATAAATAGCTCACCAATCAACCCTTGGCGACGTAATTCTTCAAAGGCATTCGTCGCTTGTAACGTAGGAAAGGTTTGTCCAGATTGGCTGATTGCTAGTACGATCGAAGCATTGTCTAAATGAAGCCCTTCTAAGTCGTACTGCAATCGCCGTAAAACCTGATTCGCAGAAAGCGTTTTGATCGTTAAACCAGGAAACAGGAGCGCTAAATCTTGAGCAAATTGTTCACCGACCCACAAGCTACTCTCAACCCCGGTAATCAGAAGATCTAGAGATTGCTGATGAGGCGCATTATCCAGTTTCAGGTTGATGGTTGCCCGATGCTTGTATTCCCAGCGATTCGCTTTTGCAATGAGCAATTCAGCCAAATTGTCTGCACTTTGACGATTAAACGAAGTTGGATCGCTCCAGGAAACATCGATCGCTTTAAGCACCTTGGGGATTTCCTTAAGGTTACGTTCTACCGGATCTTTAGAATCCGCCTCTGGAGGTAGAATATAGGCGTTTCCCTGAAGCGGAATCCATCGCTGCTCTAGTTCTGATCCCAGCAATTCACGGTCTTCTAGCATCGAATATACTGTGATGTGATTCACGCCGACCCAAGC contains:
- a CDS encoding response regulator, coding for MLRKLRLGTQFTLLLALIFVGGIVLSGITLSGAMQQKAEDEVTTKAEILSHTVNAVRHYTSDRLAPLLKSQLQTNFMLEVVPTYAARQVFEGFRTQADYRNFFYKEAAPNPTNPKDKADEFEAKLVEQFRAHPDLDKLSGYRDMNGVKQFFTARPLAMRDASCLQCHSTPAAAPKGLVASFGAENGFGWKLNDIVAAQTIYVPSDQVFAKGYQYLALTMGIFTAIFAIVVLLINRLLKRRVIHPITQLTEIARNVKTGSMTAEQVSEFDSPNLTKVARRADEPGQLARAFQHMAHEVATREQNLAQAVDQRTAQLAESMKSAQKATVQAEEANATKSKFLANMSHELRTPLNAIIGYSEMLVEEMTDQGTTGLVPDVQKINGAGKHLLGLINNILDLSKVEAGKMELFLETFAIAPLLEEVTDTLRPLVRKNNNVLVVTCPETIGSMRADLTKLRQSLFNLLSNASKFTENGTITLSVERKEADWITFRVSDTGIGMTPEQRSRLFQSFTQADASTTRKYGGTGLGLVITQQFCQIMGGTIEVESEAGKGTTFTIRLPEQAQPLQPEPSIAQEQQEISSAIVGTSNILVIDDDLSALDIMQRYLSREGFNVITAEDGHEGLRLAREHLPSVILLDVRMPNLNGWEVLTYLKSDPELCHIPVVMVTVEDDQSLGYALGAVDYLIKPINYDRLLTLLQPYQTTSSPSSVLVVEDNGVNREMICRQLTKVGWRVLEAENGLRALEVMQTEQPGIILLDLMMPEMDGFEFIRELRQHSEWRTIPVIVLTAKDLTIEERQWLNGQTQRIYQKGSNSRQLLLDEIHGLLAARPDLANVSNR